From Plasmodium coatneyi strain Hackeri chromosome 7, complete sequence:
AAGAGGCggcaaaaaaaggtgtatatATCATTACCCAGAGTGACACGCGCTTAAACGCATATGTGTCAGCCGAAACAAAGTACGCCCAATGggccatttttttaccactCCCCTGCAGATACAACAGACTGAAGGagttaaaaataaacaaaaatgagttaaaaattaatgtgcaaaatgtatTTGGCGATGTCCTAAGGGGGAAGTAAGACAGTTGCAAACGTTTGCATTTCTATGTGCGATATGTGATATATGTTCCCATGTCTGTATGGGTAATTTTTCCCCCGAAAGGAGCTTCTCCTGTACAGCAAAAATCACCTGAACGGGTCAtacatttttgcgtttttttttttttttttttaagattaaaagaaaattcgCTAGATTTAATTGAGGACAACCTGGAAGACGATATTGACAATGCCAACTCGAAGGAATCAGCAGAATTGAACGAACCcacagcagaaaaaaaaagtgatgaaAAGGGCCAAGGAGCGGACAAGGAAAGGGTTATACTCGATTGGATAAAAAGCACAATGAAGGAGTGGAacgaagaaattgaaaacaGCGATGatggcaaaaataaaataaagaaagctACATACTTGCAGACGCACAAGGATTTGAAACCACTGGAGAAGAAGCTGAAGCAGAAGAGGTAAGGCCATCGTGGTAGTAAACTATGCATACTGCAAAaatgcaccttttttttctctcacaAAGACCTGTAAACATTTGCTCATATGAAtggaatttatttatttttattttattttttttcttcgcagCCTTGAAGCAGACGTGCTGGACAAAATATACAACATCGTTTCGCGTTGCCAGGAGAGGAACTTCAAAGCAGCGCATGATGCGTAAGGGAGAGTGTTAAAGGAGGCCAAGCAGAGCGCCCACTTTCTCAGCGGCACGGTCCATTGTGCCTCCACAATGGGGCTAACCCTGCGTACGTGCATTCGTTTACAAATGAATACTTAAACATTCGAACATGtgtgctattttttccccccaggTATATGCTGCTCGCCATAGGGAACGCCGCCTGGCCCATGGGCGTCACTATGGTTGGGATTCATGAACGTGCGGGGCGATCCAAAATTTTCGCGTCGGAGGTAAGAAAGGGGCATATAAATGGGCAAAGGCGCGTCTGTTTCTGCTCTCATTCGTGTGCACCTTCCGATAGGGGCGTTCTGCGCACACAAAGCAACTTTTTTACTAGACGGCGAATTTGCATTGGCTTGCTTTCCCCACCCCCCTTTCCCCAGGTTGCACACATCCTTAATGACGAAACGACGAGGAAATATATTCAAATGATTAAAAGGTAAAAGGCAGCTGCGACGTTTCGTCCTTTTATCGTTGCGTTGTCGCGTCTTTGCGCGTACCGCCGCGTGTTGTATGTTGCATGACATATGCCCGCCAACTCGCTAAtcccaaaataaaaaatgatgttcATTGTTactttttcgttctttccgCATGTGttatgttcctctttttgatacatccccccctttttttttttttttaaggttaCTATCCTTTTGCCAACGGAAATATTGCACCAACCCCTCGGAGGCAGTCAATTTGTCCACCATCCACATTTAATTTGAagttttgcttcttttttttttttttttttttttttttttacctgactgttcagaatttttttcaccatttccGTTCTCCTttgttttgccattttttgaaGTACCCATAGGGGTGCAGACAGAATGGGaatttcactttttataAATTGCGTCCTTTCACGTTTACTTTTGCGCCGACATTTAtggctactttttttttgtcttaaCTAACAATTTGCTTACCAACAGCGGTAACATTGATCATGAAGAAAAGTTTTAAAATtatggagagaaaaaatggccaaGGCGGTAATGGCGGGGAAATAACTTATAGTCAAAGGTATACCGGAATGGTATGCACAcgcatatacacatagtcatataattcttcattttgaaaaaagaaaaaaaagaagactcGTTAATCAGAAGCAGCAGGTTAAACGTCACCATAATGTCCATCATACAACCATGAAGTCGAACTGGCGGGGTTCACTTTGCCAGACCGGTGGGTCGCTGTGTCCAAACGTACGTGCCACATCCTAGCAGTCGTAATATAAGTAGTAATCGTACGGAGTGATCTTCCTTTTGTAGGCCGCTATCTCGTCCCTCTTGAATTTTATATACTCCTGAATGACTTCCTGCgttgggaaaaaaggggacgaataaaaaaaggggcaaacaGACGATTTAAACAAACGGGTAGGCATCAGCGGAACTACACATGCCGACGAGACGCACCTCCGTGAAGATTCCATCGCGCGTTAAGAAGGCGTGGTCCTTCTCCAGGGCATCCAAACTTTCCTCGAGAGAAAAACATATACTCTCGGGTTCCTTGCAAGTGAAGAAGTCAACAAATTCCGGGTTCTTCTTCACATCATGAATGGTCTCGTATCCCTCCAGTGCATGTGTAAGAGTTTTGAAATTTTGTGTGTTCTCAACgtaattagaaaaaatgctggaaataaaaaagttgttaTCTTTACTCTCGAATGGCACCAGTGGTTGTTCCTTCGTTTTGATACCATCATATCCTGCCAGGATGATGGCGGCCAAGACTAAGTGAGGCGAGTTGGCATAATCCGGCAGTCTGAACTCAATTCGCTTTTCATTGGGGTTGTCGTAATTAATCATGCACAACCTAATAACTGCATTTCTGGAGccaaaggaataaaagagcTTCTGGCAAGTTTCAAATCCTGGGACTAACCTTTTATACGAATTGACAGTGGAATTACAAAAGGCTTGTAACGCTTTTGCATGTCTAATAATTCCATTCATAAAATAGAAGGCCTCtttggaaaggaaaaaggtagACGCATCATCAGcaaagaatatatttttgttgttcttccagAGGGAAATGTTACAATGTAGGCCACTTCCATTGTCACTTGCTAGAGGTTTCGGCATGAAGGTAGCCGTTCTGTTGAAATTATGCACGACACTTTTTATAACTTGCTT
This genomic window contains:
- a CDS encoding Phosphoglycerate kinase yields the protein MTNYSKMKPLQFSSAAELFDFIQDEKNDVEILACILSNLLGGFFKCFFYVPEISLAKLENGFPFDGSSIKLCSDAEVSDFYIKVDVSTCFIEKCDGRNMLNVLCDIKRYNGFDYYKCPRTILKKTCNFVKKANIADTVYIGNEIEFFIFDKVNFSLDDYDSYLKVYDKESFSCKNCLNGYSFAGNADHGTAGSPTCAANVPANDDSKKVKKKCGYFATDPYDTSNMIKLQICRILNSLNIHVQKYHHEVSTSQHEISLKYFDAVKNADNLIITKQVIKSVVHNFNRTATFMPKPLASDNGSGLHCNISLWKNNKNIFFADDASTFFLSKEAFYFMNGIIRHAKALQAFCNSTVNSYKRLVPGFETCQKLFYSFGSRNAVIRLCMINYDNPNEKRIEFRLPDYANSPHLVLAAIILAGYDGIKTKEQPLVPFESKDNNFFISSIFSNYVENTQNFKTLTHALEGYETIHDVKKNPEFVDFFTCKEPESICFSLEESLDALEKDHAFLTRDGIFTEEVIQEYIKFKRDEIAAYKRKITPYDYYLYYDC
- a CDS encoding Pre-mRNA splicing factor protein — protein: MDSLDSFIKKKKEEIKEIKGNKRWFKQAELESKKKTEINKFYENEYKKKKTEEYERLKKLNDELDAKRNKNSVDVKHEETNTEITLTNRQIIILLRQLKEPIRLFGETDLERYNRLKELKINKNELKINVQNVFGDVLRGKLKENSLDLIEDNLEDDIDNANSKESAELNEPTAEKKSDEKGQGADKERVILDWIKSTMKEWNEEIENSDDGKNKIKKATYLQTHKDLKPLEKKLKQKSLEADVLDKIYNIVSRCQERNFKAAHDAYMLLAIGNAAWPMGVTMVGIHERAGRSKIFASEVAHILNDETTRKYIQMIKRLLSFCQRKYCTNPSEAVNLSTIHI